In Mechercharimyces sp. CAU 1602, the genomic window AACCTGGAGTTGAGGCATATATTCGATGAACCTGAGGCTGAGTCAAGTTTGATACGAGGAAAGCTAGCTGCTTTAGGCTCGTTTTTTACCGTGCGCAAGTGGAGTGATGCTGAGTTAACCGCATGGTTGGATGGGACAAGCATTATGGGTGTGGACGGATCAGTCAACTCGACTACAGGACCTCACCCACACAACCTCTCCTTGTTCCAAGCATTGGCAAAAGGAACAACGGGAGAAGAGGAATGGGGTGCAGATGTGTATACCCCGCTGTTGGCAGCGGAGGAGGAGCAAGAAGAAGGGGGGATGTTGGCGCGTGAGGCCAGGAAACGGGGAGCACAACTATCAGGATTAGAATTGGATGTAGCCAAAAAGGCGATGATTACTTATCGCCCTAAAGTGATGATGATGGATGGCTCGTTGCTTCACTTTCAAATGGATGACTGGCATAAGTGGCAAGAAGTGCGAAAGGTTGCTCTGGAACAGGGTGTTTTGCTAATCGGTGTTTCAGAAGAGATCGGAACGCGAGGAATAGCACAGAAGCTTTATCCCAAACATCCAGGACGGTCAGATCGAGAATTTTTATATGGTAGATTAATGATGGGAGAGGGTTTTGAAAGCAAACATTATACTTCTATGGGTGAAGGAATGTGGAAAGTGGCCTTCCGATCATCCTTGAGTCCTCAGCCGATTGGAGTGGATGGACTGATAGAGCAGCAGGCACAACAACAGGAGTTGATGGATTTACTCTACACATTAACCCCGGAACAGGGGAGAGGGATTCCGCTATGGCTAGATATTGTAGATAGTGAAGTAAGGGTGACCAATCAACTACTACACGCCATGATTGAGCAGTATATTGACCCTGCTCTGCGCCATCGTCTGTTTTTGTCTAAACGCGCTGATCGAGTGATCTAAACTGAAGCTTTCATATAGAAGTATAAGGTAGAGGGGGTAGCATCATGCAAGTAGTGGGCGTGACAACGCAACAAGAAGTATATATTGTTTCCCGAGATCGTAAGTTTCGTATTAATGAGATCCTTGTCCTCCAGGATGATGTACTAGGCAATCCACAGGGGGAAGTGGTTGAGACGATGTCTTATAATCGGTTCATTCCGATGGGGCTAGATCGTTCTATGGTTGATGCTCAAGTGATACAGTCACTCGAACAGATTGGATATGATATTGGATCAGATGAGATTAATATGGCAAAGATGCGTCTGTTTGTGGAGGCACCACATCCAGTACGTACTGGATGCCAAGTGCGTGCTCCCCACTTTGATGAGGTTCGTCACCTCCTGGTTAAAGTGGAACCGCAAGCAGGTGGGGTGCTAGGTGAGATTCAAAGCACGGGTACATTGGCTGCTACGCTGGACTCATCTTTGCGAGATCATGTGTATCTGTTAGAGGAAAGTGGGATGAGAAAACAAGCGGGGGTACCTTTTATCCTAGATATTAGGGCAATGCAGCAATATCCTCATATCGGTATCTTTGGAGGGTCGGGCTCTGGTAAATCATTTGGGCTCAGGGTGATGTTAGAAGAGATGATGAAGTTGACGATTCCCACTCTTGTCTTTGATCCTCATTTTGAAATGTCGTTTGCACAAGTGAGTGAAGCATTAAAAGAGAAAGCGCCATCTTTTGCTGGGAAGTGGACGGCCGTAGAGGTGGGAAAGCATGTGGGGATTGATTTCTCAGCCCTGACTACACGTGATGTGACGGATCTATTAGGAGCGGCAGGAGGCCATTTGACCGAGTCCATGGTTAACGTGGCCCAGACACTTCATCGTCGCCGTGACTCTTTTCATTCTTTCCACGATCGCCTCCAAAACGTAGCGCAAGCGTTGGAAGAAGGGAAGGGACTGGATAAAAGGTTGAAAGCGGATGATATTACGCCAGCTGGAGTGGAGCAAGTAAAGGAATTGAAGGAACTGTTTAATCGCTATAACAGCCTTCCCCCCTCGTCAGTAAAAGGGGTACTATGGCGCTTGAAGCGTCTGGATAAAGCGGGTCTCTTCCAACAGGATATTCGTGTGATTGAGCAAGCATTAACTCAAGGGAAGTTAGTCGTTGTGCAGGGAGCGACTTGGATTATTCAAGTTTTCTCCACTTATGTGATGGGAACACTATACCGTAAGCGTCGTGAATATCAAGATGCGCGTCTTAATGGGGATGAAGGTTCATTTTTCCCACCCTTTCTCACGGTAACCGATGAAGCACACAACTTTGCACCCAAGGGATTTGATTCACCTGCTAAATCGATTATGAAAGAGATCGCACAAGAGGGAAGGAAATACGGCGTTTTTCTTGTATTGGCAACACAGCGGCCCACGTTATTGGATGAGACGATTACAGCACAGCTTAATACGAAGTTTGTTTTTCGTACCGTGCGGGGCACTGATATCGCTACACTGAGAGAAGAAACAGACTTAACTCCCGAAGAGGGGAAGCGTCTTCCTTACTTACGTTCGGGTGATGCGTTTGTCTCTTCAGCGATCTTTGGGCGTACCCTATTTATTCGTATCCGGGCTGCTTTTTCTGATAGCCCTCATCAGAGCAATCCGTTTGATGAGTTGTTCGCTCTCAAAGAGAAGGAAGATGAGAGTGTCCTGGATGCGATAGCACAGAAGTTGCCTATTTTTGATACGGACTTACTGGCTGTATCACAACATGTTAATCGAGAGTGTGGCTTGTCTTGGGAAGTATCACGCTTAAAAGATGAGCTAGAAAAGATGGTGAACAATGGGCGGTTAACGAAGATTTCATCACCATTAGCGACTCGCTATGATCGCAAAGAGTAAGATGGGGGAACTTTCCCCTTTTTACTTGTGGTTTCTTGTACGAGTTGGGTATAATGATAGACAAACCGAAAAGTTTCTAAGGATAGTTTCCTGGGAAATAATCTATTTGATTGCTGACGGGGAAGAGTAGCGATATGTCTTGCTATGAGCAGAGAGCCGGGTTTGGGTGCGAACCGGTATAGGGACATATGGTGAATATGGCCCCTGAGATTTATCTTGAAGCCTTATGAGTTAGGGTGAGTAAAGATAAACGCTACCTAGCGTTATCAGGTCAGTGTGGACACTGGTGGAGGACACCTCTGTGAAGAGGGATGTCGAAATTGGGTGGTACCGCGAGTCAACCTCTCGCCCCATTGGCAAGGGGTTTTTTTGATTTTCGAAAGGAGAGAAACGAAAAATGAATGAAAAGAAAAGCTTCTATATTACAACTCCGATCTATTATCCGAGCGATAATTTGCATATCGGCCATGCCTATACAACGGTGGCGGGTGATGCGATGGCACGCTATAAAAGGTTGCGTGGATATGATGTGATGTATTTAACCGGGACGGATGAGCACGGACAAAAGATTGAGCGGCGGGCGAGGGAAAAGGGACTGGCCCCTCAACAGTTTGTTGATGAGATTGTAGCGGGGATCAGATCCCTATGGGAGAAACTTGATATCTCATACGATGATTTTATCCGTACAACGCAAGATCGACATCGGGTGGTTGTACAAAAAATATTTCAGAAACTATTAGATCAAGGAGATATCTACCTCAGCGAATATGAGGGACTGTATTGCACGCCGTGCGAATCATTTTGGACTGAACGACAGCTAGTAGACGGAAACTGTCCTGATTGTGGGCGTGAAGTTGAAAAAGTGCGGGAGCAAAGTTACTTTTTCCGCATGAACAAGTATGTGGATCGCTTACTGGCACACTATAAACAGCATCCTGATTTTATTCAGCCCGAATCACGCAAGAATGAAATGATCCGCAACTTTATTGAGCCTGGACTAGAGGATCTATGTATATCTCGCACGACGTTTGAGTGGGGGATTCCCGTGCCAAATGATCCAAAGCATGTGATGTATGTGTGGATTGATGCGTTGACTAACTATATTTCAGCGATTGGTTATTCAGCTGAGGATGTGGAGAAGAAGGAGAAATTTCAGAAGTATTGGCCTGCTAATGTTCATCTGGTAGGAAAAGAGATTGTCCGCTTCCATACGATCTATTGGCCCATCATGTTGATGGCACTTGATCTGCCACTACCGCAGAAGATCTTTGCCCATGGTTTTCTTCAACTAAAGGGTGGGAAAATGTCTAAATCGAAAGGGAATGTGGTCGATCCAGTACCATTGATTGATCATTTTGGCCTGGATGCGCTACGGTACTACTTACTGCGGGAGATTCCTTTTGGTTCGGATGGAACGTTTACCCCAGAAGCGTTTGTAGAACGGGTAAATGCTGATTTGGCTAATGATCTGGGCAACTTATTACATCGAACCCTGACAATGGTGCAAAAATATAATGATGGAGTGGTTCCTGCCTATTTACCACAAGCGACGGAGCATGACAAAGAACTTGAGGAGTTGGCGCAAGCGACGGTAGCCAAAGTGGAAACAGCTTTAGAGGAAATGAAGTTTTCTGTAGCTCTTACATCTATATGGGAAATGGTACGTGGTACAAACCGTTATATCGAGAAAACAATGCCGTGGGTGTTGGCAAAAGATGAAGACAAGAAAGAAGTGCTCGGCTCTGTTCTGTATCACTTATTAGAAAACTTACGTATTGCAAGTGTGCTAATTCAACCATTCCTTACCCGCACTCCAGCAAAAATATGGGAACAATTAGGACTAGCCAGCGGAACAACTGCGACGAGTTGGATAAGCTTAGGGTCATATGGTGGACTGCCTGCAGGGACGAAAACAAATAAAGGAGAGCCCATTTTTCCGCGATTGGATGTAGAAGACGAAGTGAAGTGGATTGCAGAACAGATGGGACAAAAAGAAGTGGATTCACCAGGAAACAAACAGGAACAACAGCAAAAGCAGCAGCAGGTATCAACAAATGAAGAAGGGGTAGGATATATTACCTTTGACCAGTTTAGCCAAGTGGAGATGCGTGTAGCAGAAGTAATGGAGGCTGAACCAGTTAAAGGGGCAGATCGCTTGTTAGTGCTGAAGTTGGATCTAGGAACAGATGAGAGACAAGTGGTTTCCGGAATAGCCGAGTATTATACACCGACTGAACTGATCGGGCAGAAGGTGTTATGTGTAACCAATTTGAAACCTGTCAAACTTCGCGGTGTTCGCTCCGAAGGAATGGTATTGGCGGCTAAGGCGGATGGCAAGTTGAAGTTGGCGACTGTCAGCGGAGAGATTCCGAGCGGTACCGTTGTAAAGTAATGTAGAGAGAGAAGTCAAAATGAAGGGAGGAAACGGGCGATGTTATTTGATAGTCATGCCCATCTGAATGATGAGAAGTTTGCTGAGGATCGTGAGGAAACGATCAGACGCGCTCATGAAGAGAAGGGGGTTGCGCGCATCGTCAATGTGGGTTTTAATCGTGAAACAATTCCGCCCACCCTCGAGTTGGCAGAAACATATGAGTTTATTTATGCAGCAGTTGGTTGGCATCCTGTGGATGCAGCCAACTGTACTGACGAAGATTTGCGCTGGATCGCTTCCTTGGCAGATCATCCTAAGGTGGTCGCCATAGGGGAGATGGGATTGGACTACTATTGGGATACTGTTCCACGGGCTGTACAAGAGGAACTATTTCGAAAACAGATCCGTTTAGCAAAGGAAGTAGATCTGCCGATTATTATTCATGATCGCGATGCGCATGAAGATGTGGTGCGCATCTTGCGTGAGGAAA contains:
- the metG gene encoding methionine--tRNA ligase; the protein is MNEKKSFYITTPIYYPSDNLHIGHAYTTVAGDAMARYKRLRGYDVMYLTGTDEHGQKIERRAREKGLAPQQFVDEIVAGIRSLWEKLDISYDDFIRTTQDRHRVVVQKIFQKLLDQGDIYLSEYEGLYCTPCESFWTERQLVDGNCPDCGREVEKVREQSYFFRMNKYVDRLLAHYKQHPDFIQPESRKNEMIRNFIEPGLEDLCISRTTFEWGIPVPNDPKHVMYVWIDALTNYISAIGYSAEDVEKKEKFQKYWPANVHLVGKEIVRFHTIYWPIMLMALDLPLPQKIFAHGFLQLKGGKMSKSKGNVVDPVPLIDHFGLDALRYYLLREIPFGSDGTFTPEAFVERVNADLANDLGNLLHRTLTMVQKYNDGVVPAYLPQATEHDKELEELAQATVAKVETALEEMKFSVALTSIWEMVRGTNRYIEKTMPWVLAKDEDKKEVLGSVLYHLLENLRIASVLIQPFLTRTPAKIWEQLGLASGTTATSWISLGSYGGLPAGTKTNKGEPIFPRLDVEDEVKWIAEQMGQKEVDSPGNKQEQQQKQQQVSTNEEGVGYITFDQFSQVEMRVAEVMEAEPVKGADRLLVLKLDLGTDERQVVSGIAEYYTPTELIGQKVLCVTNLKPVKLRGVRSEGMVLAAKADGKLKLATVSGEIPSGTVVK
- a CDS encoding ATP-binding protein, giving the protein MQVVGVTTQQEVYIVSRDRKFRINEILVLQDDVLGNPQGEVVETMSYNRFIPMGLDRSMVDAQVIQSLEQIGYDIGSDEINMAKMRLFVEAPHPVRTGCQVRAPHFDEVRHLLVKVEPQAGGVLGEIQSTGTLAATLDSSLRDHVYLLEESGMRKQAGVPFILDIRAMQQYPHIGIFGGSGSGKSFGLRVMLEEMMKLTIPTLVFDPHFEMSFAQVSEALKEKAPSFAGKWTAVEVGKHVGIDFSALTTRDVTDLLGAAGGHLTESMVNVAQTLHRRRDSFHSFHDRLQNVAQALEEGKGLDKRLKADDITPAGVEQVKELKELFNRYNSLPPSSVKGVLWRLKRLDKAGLFQQDIRVIEQALTQGKLVVVQGATWIIQVFSTYVMGTLYRKRREYQDARLNGDEGSFFPPFLTVTDEAHNFAPKGFDSPAKSIMKEIAQEGRKYGVFLVLATQRPTLLDETITAQLNTKFVFRTVRGTDIATLREETDLTPEEGKRLPYLRSGDAFVSSAIFGRTLFIRIRAAFSDSPHQSNPFDELFALKEKEDESVLDAIAQKLPIFDTDLLAVSQHVNRECGLSWEVSRLKDELEKMVNNGRLTKISSPLATRYDRKE
- a CDS encoding TatD family hydrolase: MLFDSHAHLNDEKFAEDREETIRRAHEEKGVARIVNVGFNRETIPPTLELAETYEFIYAAVGWHPVDAANCTDEDLRWIASLADHPKVVAIGEMGLDYYWDTVPRAVQEELFRKQIRLAKEVDLPIIIHDRDAHEDVVRILREEKADEVGGVMHCFGGDQTIAKQCLELNFYIGLGGPVTFKNATLPKEIAAMVPLDRLVVETDCPYLAPHPFRGKRNESAYVGLVAEAIAEIRGLSVEQLQQATYENACRLFRLS
- a CDS encoding DNA double-strand break repair nuclease NurA, whose amino-acid sequence is MFPVSENLKHRLREVNLELRHIFDEPEAESSLIRGKLAALGSFFTVRKWSDAELTAWLDGTSIMGVDGSVNSTTGPHPHNLSLFQALAKGTTGEEEWGADVYTPLLAAEEEQEEGGMLAREARKRGAQLSGLELDVAKKAMITYRPKVMMMDGSLLHFQMDDWHKWQEVRKVALEQGVLLIGVSEEIGTRGIAQKLYPKHPGRSDREFLYGRLMMGEGFESKHYTSMGEGMWKVAFRSSLSPQPIGVDGLIEQQAQQQELMDLLYTLTPEQGRGIPLWLDIVDSEVRVTNQLLHAMIEQYIDPALRHRLFLSKRADRVI